From Rhododendron vialii isolate Sample 1 chromosome 7a, ASM3025357v1:
GTTTGCTTTCATTTaagggtggcaaattgaacccataCCCATTAAGAAACCCAAACCCacctattaaaaaataaacccaacccaacccatttattagttgggttagaatgggttcaaacccatttattattgggtcttaattgggtctCATTTTGGTTAACTTAAATGCCCAATGGGTCATAAACATTACCCATCAAAAAATCATCAAACTTAGAGCAAACTTCTGATCCCTAACAAAAAGTCCGTCCGTCACACAGTACACGCGTCCAAAACAGCACAGGTGGTAACCCCTGAGCTATTCCGAATTTCCTATAAAATGGGAAGGCATCAGGTAGGACAaatacacactctctctctcatcactttTTCCCTACGAGgaattcttttagtttttttttctttattaaaaaaaaatcctactccgtatttgttaatttgatcgaaactaataaattttttaaaaaagacagataagtaaaaaaagtttgtctttattcaaaaaattgagtttcaataaaaaaaaatttccttttctaatttctctcgttgagacgaatcaataagtcacaaaagtttgacgtaaaacaaacaaatgcaaaaaaaatttgaataagaacaaaaaaataagtcactcaaTCTTTTCGTGTGctttataaaattattattgGTATATCTGAATTTCACATTTTTATCtaagataaacaaaaaagaacaaaacaaaaaaaaaagtaaagtaaaACTGTAATTGGGTTAGTGGGCGGGgcgggtttgattttaaataaatgagtCGGGTCGGGTATGAgtaattgaactcataattaatgggtctaaatgggtcaataacccattaaagacccaacccacttacaacttacccaatttaacccaaacccgcccatttgacacccctacttTCATTCCACAGTccatttgtatttgtttttcatttagTCCATTTTGCACTAGGTATTATGGAACACATATTATTATCATATATCATATATCAAAAGATCATATGGTACAGCAGTAAGAGAAAACCCGAAAAAGCCAATAGGGGTGTACCGTCCAGAATGGTTCGAAGAACTTGGGCGGGTTATATAATATCGCAACACCCAGCCTCTCAGGATAGTGTTCTTGCAAAACATGAGCTGTTTCCCGTGTTGCCTTgattgagaaatttgacaagCTGCAACCCTTGAAGTCAATCAGCCAGTCCATCTCTTCCTGGTGTCGTGGCAGATTAATAACAGCATTCTCCATGCAATACACCAAGTACCTAATTTGTCCTTTTACTGACTTGGAGTTCTGCAGTCAAACTCAAACTTAATAAGAGGCATAGTAGTTATCTTTTTAAGAACATGAATCTTAAAAAACAGCAGTAGATCACCTCTATTAGAAACGAATGCAGAATATGCATTGATATCTCCCTTAGAGTAGCAGCCTGATTGATATAATCTTACTACTTTTGGACTTCAAAGGCCATGTTTAATTGGTAGGACTAATATTGACGAGAAATGCAATCCCATAAGTAATCTCAAGGACTAATGCCACCTCCCCCAAGTGTTTTATATCACATATTATTATGTCGGATTAGTATCCCAGTTAGTATGTAAGTTGTATCCGAACGACAGAAATGCGACTCCCACAGATTATAGTCTATCCCATGTCTTATCCAACTAATCAAAGAAATGCAAAAGGCCATTTATCGAAAAATTTGCTGAGGATCAAAGGACAATTTCGTCATTCAAGCTAACTAACAAGTTAGGTGCAATATAACTTATGCACACATAAACAGGAGCAACTATCAGATGAAAACCTGGCAACCAGGTCTCATGACGAGAACTGTTCTCCCATGCTTGTCTGCATAATTTGACCTGTAAATTTTTCCTGTTTCTGCCTCAGAAGCAATCTCATCCTACAAAATAAGAGAGTACCAAAGTATCTTAAATACAGAAAGGTATCTTGAGCATGTCAATGCAAGAGGGAGTTATAGAAacaaaaatgtttaaaaaacaGGTAATTGTGCCAATATAAATGTTTTTTGGCATATATAATAGTTAAATTTCTTGAATGTCTATCACTTTCAAGAAgtaaattcaattttgtttacCAACTCCTATCATACCACAATTTATGCCATGTGGCATGTCTCACTCTAGATCCCGATCCTCATACAGGTATGATCTAAGTCACACAGAGCGGGTGCGAGTGCGAGTACGAGAGCGCGAAAGTGTCATTCTTAAAATTCATGAGAGTGAGAGCGTGTATAGTATATAAATTCAATAATATCATACACTTAAATATTTCAGTACATAAAAAGTTTTGGGGTTCATATAAGTAATAGGGAGAAGACAAAATTCACGACTTTCTCGTTGTCCAGACTGAACTGGCAGAACAGAATTGAGATCCAGATGATCCATAAGAACAtgtatttttcaatcaattcTCTACTTCAATAGGCTCTCTCGCTCTTTTGGTATTTGCCTTACAAAGTTCAGCTTGTAGATTTTAAGATTTCAATTCATGATTTTTGTGATAGTTTACGTACTTTTTCAGTGTATGtaatgcaaaaataatatattacgCATTTTTCTGGTTAGTTACGCAAGGGTGTAACTTGGAAGTATATGGTACAAATAGTTTTGGAGGATTATCCGCATATCTTTGGTACCTGGTATGCCTGTTTTTTGTGTATGGTATGCATATTTGGCTCACTAGCTATGCAATTTTATGGTATTAGTAccgcttcttttttttttttggacgaaGTTACGAAGAGGGCGAATTTTGTAAACTCCAAAATAGTTACTCAATTTTTGGTTAgttatgtttttttatattGGTTACGCAATTTATCAATGTTActtgcatatttttttggtaaccaaaaTATTTGCCACCAAAGTTTTTTATCCATATGTATGAAGTAGGTGACCTGTAACCATATTAGTAAAGAAACAACTTAGTTCAGTGGTCCAAGGCTTGGTTGGTGGGGATTTACTCtctttggttatttttttgtaGTTGTTCGGGTTCCTGCTGAATGTAGCGCACTGAGACTACATACATGTGTTGCCAGGATTGGACCAAGTCGCCAATCCGCTAAAGCCAGAAAATGTATTTGCGAACTCCCAAACACCAGTCTGCAAATTACGTCCTTATTCGAGCTTCATAAGTTCGACAATTCGCGCAGCAGGCGTACTGTGTGACTAAAGGTACGATCCACGTTCTATGAACTGCAGGTCTAGGGCACATTGAGATTGAGTACTTCCAGACCTAACTTTTGCCAGCTGGGCCATCTCAAACCGGACCATAAATGTTTTACACAAGTACCAATAGGAGGAGATAAGCCTAGAAGGCTAGAACTACAACCAGAATAATAGCCCTAGTCACAGGAAGTAACAGTGCATGCCCAGTGTAGCAGGAGCCAAATGCAGGATAAAGGATTCATGGATCAGGATTTAAAGTTACAGGGAACAAAAGTCAAACAGTGAAGTAGATGGTTACCCATCTAATCGCCTCTGGCTTGTATTCCGATCTCCATCTCAACGTTTCTTTTATCATTTTGGTTGCTTTCTTTACATTCCAGTTCCGCGCCCTTAAGTACCTAGAGATTGTTGCATCAGAACAATAAATTGACAGCTTCTCGGGCAATGGCCCGAGCAATCTTCTGATCTCATTAATCTGCAGAATTGAAGAATTTCAAGCTGAATAAGATTTCTTTTTTCATCAGATAATAACATTTTTGCATTGTGAAAGTGGAGCAGCATATAGAAGCATATAATATCTTTTACACCTTTTCCTGCTGTCCTTCGGACATCAAAGGGTTGTCACAGCCATTTGAAGTGGATACCTTTGAATCTGCACTCATAGTTTGGAAAGAAGTCTTCTGAAGGGTGACACGCTTGGTAGTCTGAAGAAAGTACTATCCAATCAAACTAATGAATAAGCAGATAAAACTAAAAAGTACCATACCCCTCTAAGATGAAGGCATATCTATACCTACACCCATgaagagaagaatgaagatgACGCACACCACGTTTCATAGTGTTCACGAAACACTTTTGACTGCGTATATTGTggtgaaaaaaaatctagattcGTCGTACAATCTCAGGATTGCAACATGGGCCTATGACAAATTCTGCTTTCATTCTTCCTCTAGACGAGGTGACCCAGTTCAATCGCGTTGTTAACCGAAAGAGGtagaaaaaaagtaaataaacaatgaaaaatatgataaGAGTTCGCAAAAGAGGTCAAAAAACCTTTTGGAAGAACGGAATATGGCCGTTAACTTAAGAACAAAGGAAAAAGCAAATGTTCTAAAATAGCTCAAGCTTTGAAGTGGGTTGATGCTTTGGTTGTTAAAAGTTCAACATCTTGACAAAAACCAACACATCTTGGCGGTCTTGCATTCAATGCTTACCACCTCCTTTAGTCCCTTATGGCAATCAAACACAATTACTTATTAACTGTGTTAGATAGACCCTTCTAACCTAAATGTAATGTACCAGTGTTCGACACTCAACGCTTGGGTAAGGGATGCGTGTGTGACATTTTGATTAGCAATTCACCTAGAAAGCATTTCTGGAAATCCGAGTTCAGCAATTAAGCTATGCAgcaaaaagagggaaaaaaaggtATCCTAACAGGCATGAAATGCTCTATGACACCTTGGAAGCACCATTTACCGTGAAAAATATATTGAGAACCTTAAAAACGTGAAGAATTTTATCATGATCCCGTGATCTTGATATGAGAGTTAGATTAATCCTACATGACACGTATCCGCACCCAACGATCGTACCCGCTCATTTAACTTAGCTCATGAGCAGAACACATTTGTGTTGAACTTTGACCTGCAAGGGGCCACAAGGGAGGAGGATTGCTGAGACAAAGTAAGTTACACCTCTCTT
This genomic window contains:
- the LOC131332128 gene encoding uncharacterized protein LOC131332128, which translates into the protein MSADSKVSTSNGCDNPLMSEGQQEKINEIRRLLGPLPEKLSIYCSDATISRYLRARNWNVKKATKMIKETLRWRSEYKPEAIRWDEIASEAETGKIYRSNYADKHGRTVLVMRPGCQNSKSVKGQIRYLVYCMENAVINLPRHQEEMDWLIDFKGCSLSNFSIKATRETAHVLQEHYPERLGVAILYNPPKFFEPFWTVVKPFLEPKTADKVKFVYSDDPKTLKIMDNLFDMDQLESTFGGKNKADFDINKYAERMREDDKKMPLFWVTGNASEVSHQPSVTTAASLDPAKLELDSDGSNEKVEKSSSYEGDAEENYPDDNLAAKTSISSIAVAEVKVV